The genomic stretch ACGGTGCTTTTCAGAATGGAACGGATCACGCGACTGCCTCGTCTAATTTCGTTGGCAATAAGGCTAGCACGTCTGCACGCGGGCGCAATGGGCCTGCGAATACCACACCCAACAAAGCCGTGAGGTCTGGCAGCAACTTGCCCAGATAGCCGCTTTTTGCATCCCGCACGCACATAGGGCTTGTCAAAACGGGCTGGATGTCAATAGTTAGCCAAATGGCTAAGTATGATTCTCAACTCGATCACATCTTTGCGGCTTTGGCCGATCCGACGCGACGCGCCATCATCGACCGTTTGTCGCGCGGCACGGCCACCACCAGTGAACTTGCGGCCCCGCATGACATGGCGTTGCCGACGTTGCTGGCGCATCTGGCCAAGCTGGAATCCGCAGGGCTGATCACCTCGACCAAGGTCGGGCGCGTGCGCACCTATGCGCGGTCCGACACCGCCTTTGTCCCGGTTCAGGACTGGCTTGGCCATCAATCCGACCTCTGGACCCGGCGTCTGGATCAACTCGACACATATGCAAAACAACTCGCCAAGGAGCGCGCCAATGAAACTTGACCCCACGACCGA from Pseudosulfitobacter sp. DSM 107133 encodes the following:
- a CDS encoding metalloregulator ArsR/SmtB family transcription factor, whose product is MAKYDSQLDHIFAALADPTRRAIIDRLSRGTATTSELAAPHDMALPTLLAHLAKLESAGLITSTKVGRVRTYARSDTAFVPVQDWLGHQSDLWTRRLDQLDTYAKQLAKERANET